Proteins from one Calditrichota bacterium genomic window:
- a CDS encoding PorV/PorQ family protein: MRKTIVLLLAATIVAPGPLFAQGEVHKVGTTAANFLNLEVGARAVGLAGAFTALANDASALKWNPAGLSFFDRLTVTYHNVNLYADISHQFVGVVIPTGGNNVFGVALDYVDLGKIEKTTVESPDGTGLFFSSYNMAVSLSYSRMLTDRVTFGVTGRYVHEQIWQEKADGYCGDLGLLFSPGLSGLRVGMSITNFGPNMAMDDGPLQTFSYEPRPDQPGVGNRNLDAKFMVDDYPMPVSFQMGVALDLVGSKAFMVKSSASRLTWVCEVNDAFDNPMRAKYGLEYEWRNILALRAGYKQNYDLATFSFGGGLRLPVSGMNVRFDYALADYGDLGSIHVTSVEIGF; this comes from the coding sequence ATGAGAAAGACGATTGTTCTCCTACTTGCAGCGACGATTGTCGCTCCGGGGCCACTCTTTGCCCAGGGAGAGGTGCACAAGGTGGGTACCACGGCGGCCAACTTCCTCAACCTCGAGGTGGGGGCGCGGGCAGTGGGCCTGGCGGGCGCCTTCACTGCCCTTGCCAACGATGCCTCGGCCCTGAAGTGGAACCCGGCTGGCCTGTCGTTCTTCGACCGTCTGACCGTCACCTATCACAACGTCAACCTCTATGCGGATATCTCCCACCAGTTCGTGGGGGTGGTAATTCCCACGGGTGGCAACAACGTCTTCGGCGTTGCCCTTGACTATGTGGACTTGGGCAAGATCGAGAAGACCACCGTGGAAAGCCCTGACGGTACCGGCCTTTTCTTCTCCAGCTACAACATGGCCGTCAGTCTGAGTTACTCTCGCATGCTCACCGACCGCGTCACCTTTGGCGTGACCGGGCGCTACGTACACGAGCAGATCTGGCAAGAGAAGGCAGATGGCTACTGTGGGGATCTGGGGCTGTTATTCAGCCCAGGGCTCAGCGGCCTACGCGTGGGCATGAGCATCACCAATTTCGGCCCGAACATGGCTATGGATGATGGGCCACTCCAGACCTTCTCCTATGAGCCGCGCCCGGATCAGCCCGGTGTCGGCAACCGCAACCTGGACGCCAAGTTCATGGTGGACGACTACCCTATGCCGGTCAGTTTCCAGATGGGTGTCGCGCTGGATCTGGTGGGATCGAAGGCCTTCATGGTGAAGAGCTCTGCCAGCCGCCTCACGTGGGTGTGCGAGGTGAACGACGCGTTCGACAACCCAATGCGCGCCAAGTACGGCCTCGAATACGAGTGGCGCAACATCCTGGCCTTGCGCGCGGGTTACAAGCAGAACTACGACCTGGCCACCTTTTCCTTTGGCGGCGGGTTGCGCCTGCCGGTGTCGGGGATGAACGTGCGCTTCGACTACGCCCTTGCCGACTATGGCGACCTGGGCAGCATCCATGTCACCTCGGTAGAGATCGGCTTCTGA